The Montipora foliosa isolate CH-2021 chromosome 6, ASM3666993v2, whole genome shotgun sequence genome includes the window CCATCGATGAAGCCAAAACAATTGTTTAGGGCTGCACCTTTGGCGTTGACGGCATCTGCATATGTTTGAAGGAGAGCGGGGGAAAGCAGTGCATGATTTCACTCAGTTATTTTGTGACTATGGGTGTTGTAAATAAAGTCGAGAACTTCATTTGTGACCATGGATAACACAGGGGTAGGCCTACCAAATCTTGGAATCATGTCTGAGTATCTACAAGGATAGGCGAGCCTGCGAAGCAGCATACACAGTCCTTCCATACCATCGCTAACAGACTTTTGATAACACGTGAAAGAGTCTGGAATCTGTAGGGCATCTCTCAGCTTTGGCAAATCACTTTTTTTCACtctgaattcagaaatacacTCAGAATCCGCCATTTCATCGAGGTCGAATCTTCCATATTCATCGTACGGTAAATCTAGATTTTTGGAACGATTTTCATCGTACAAGACAACGAATTCCTCATCCGATAGGACACCATTCATATAAAAGTCGACCAAAAGCTCTCGGATCTCTCTTAGAGAACTCATTTTGTCGAAACTCCAAGAAACTTTTAAGTTTAAGCAAAAGTTCCTTGACCGTCACCGTCCTCTGAAACTTAAGGTTGTTTTTCCCGCCGAGTTGACGTCGTCCATTCCCCAAGCCCACGCGGACAAAGTTACCGTCCTCTATGTCACCGTCTACCGTAACTTAAGGTCGCTATAGGAGCCGGGGGAAGGAGGCTCTTCTCGCACAATAATTTTCCGCCTACCCTATTTTCCACTACAAGCACCGTGACAGTGACTTTCTTCAGTGATTTTCTATGGCTGATCTAGCCGATTAATCATTGCACATTACTGTAACTTCACAATTCATTCCAATGCAACGCTCCCTTGCCACAGCATCCCACGGAATCGCCTTTAGGCGTCTTGTTACAACCAAAGGTTAGAGTAATGATCTATCCAGCAAAGAGGAGTCCAGGATTAAGAAGTGAAAAACCTCTATCAGTGCAATACGAGATAAACGATACAATAGTCCATCAGTTATCAACACCAAGAGGCGTAAAGAAATCACTGAAATCTAAAGCAAGAGACGTAAAGAAATCACTGAAATCTCTACCAAGAGGCGTTGGAAAAGCAGCCAGTAGCATCAAACATTATAAAAAAACAGCAGTGAGGGACAGAGCACAGAGAAGAGAGCTTAGTAACCTCGCCTGCAATACCAGTAGCTTGTCACACTGAACTACTTTGTGCCTCTGTTTCAAAACGAGACTGATTCAAAACGGGGCTGACGAGCTtaattttcatgaaaatgaACCTGTAGTCGAAACCACTTTCATAAGAATGGTTTCACACGAAGACTCGGCTGAGGCAAACGGCAAATCGAACATGGCTTAATTAAGTATTTAATTTAAGTATTTGCATACGAACAAAGCTTTAAGGCGTAAGCTTTGTCAGTGGAATCAATTGCAGTCATGCATGAAAGGCTGTTCTTTGTAGAGGGAATAAGTGTGTGAATTACAAACCAAGCTGCCAGGAACTCTTGAATGGATTTGTGAAGAAAAGCAACAACCTTCTTTGGCCTTGCACTAAATAGTTTAACAATCTGAATAACTCCAACGCGGATCAATACGCTGTTCATAAATTCACTTGGAAGATGTTCAAAGTCAAATTCTAGTGAGCCTGCTAAAAGAGCATTAAAAGCCAGTTCTCCAATTTGAATAAGTTCGGCGTTGTAGTCTTTGATACTACTCACTGTCCCATCACCGTCTTTCCCCGCCATGTGATTACAGAGTGCTTGGATGAAGTTGCTATAAAGGTATACTCTAGACTCTGGTAGCCCTTCTCGATCCTTTTCCTTCCAGACTAGACATAACATTAGTAAAAGGAGAGGTATTTCTGCTATGCCCTCCAGTTTATGCTTCTCAATGTACTTAAGAAAAACTTCAACTTCTTGCTGATTCTCCAGAAACTTAATTGAAAACTCTTTGATCTCAGTTGTGTCGAACCCTTTCATTTGAAACTAAACGTCGCTGAAGAGTTTCACTTCATCTCCTCTTATTGGTCGCGTTGTCAAGATAACGATGCACTCTCTCAACTCATCGCCtttccatatctcaaaaacTGGTGATGTTGTTCTTGTACAGTACTCGTCAAAGCCATCCAAAACCAGCAAGACCCTTTCTTTGTGCTGAAGAATGTAGCTATGGAGACTGTCAGTCAATTTTTGATCTTCAACGGGAAACACCTTGGCAGCTTTTAGCATATCATGGAACGTTTCACTGTCGCAGACGTTTCGCAATGGAATCATAAGAAGGAGGTCAAACTTCTTGAGAATTTCTTTTTTGCCTCTTGCCCAATCAATGGAAATCTTCTGTGCAAAGGTAGACTTCCCAATTCCTGGTCTACCGTAAACGAGAATTCTGTCTGGATTAGGCTTTCTTCTATTCCCTTTAAAAATTTCGCAGTAGTCTGCGAGTTTGTCTTGTCTTATTCCGCTAGGCATCTTGTCAGCTCTAAGCCAGCACAACTGGGTGTAAATTTCGTCGATGTGAACGGTGTTGTCAGCGTCCCACGGAGTGATTTTAACCTGGCTCAAGTTGTTGTACAGTGCACACAGACGACCTGAAAATTCTATGAAAGACAAAAGCGTCTAAGACGAGAATTTTTTTTCCGGGCACAGGAATAATTGGAACGAGACTAAGAAGGGCCCATTGTTAAATTGCAACGTGCCTAGCTTGAAGTAAGACGGTGCTAACTGTTGTTTATTCTATGTGGTTTATTGGGGACAGCCTTCGAGTGCAACCGCAGTGGATCATGACAAAACCCTTTGACGGAACAAAGCAGTCTTGCTAATAGCAATAGAAACCCAAACGATTGGATCAGGAGGCCGTAAAAAATCTTAATCAGGGGAGTATACAGGGTGAGTATACTAAACTCAATTGTTCCTGGTCTACCGTAGACAAGAATTCGGTCTGAATTTGGCTTTCAACCATTCGATTTGAAAATTTTACAGTAGTCGGTAAGTTtgccttgctttttttttttcctactaTAGGCTTCTAAGTCAAAGCAACTAGGTTTACATTTTGTCGATGTGCACGGTGTTGTCAGGGTCCAACGGAGTGATTTTAGCCTAGGTGAATGTTAAATTGTAAGGTGCCCAGTAAGATGGTGCTTTCGTGAGCGGTTTATTAGCGACAGCCGTTGACTACAACTGCAGTGTGGCATGGCAATACCTTTGAAGGAAAAAGGCAGGCTTGCCCAAAACCATAGAAACGGAATGGGTGGATCAAGAGGCCGAAAAAAAAGTCTCAATCAGGAGAGTAAATAGGATTAGTAGTAAATTCAAGCGGCCCGGTTTTTGCATCGATTGGTGATGATGTGTCTATGTTTATATTGACATTAGGAAAGTCCGGCGCTAAAGTTGTTGGTTTTCAATTTCACGCCATTCAAAATAGATCAAAATAAAAGTCAAAACCACTCAATAAATTAAATCCAGAATCTGAGAAAAGAAAGAAGGCAACTAGGCAAAAAATCTCGCCAATATTCATGTCACAGCAATTTTTCTTAAACAAGACATATGGAGAAGCGTTTTCCGCAAACATAGCGGCCGGAAACTAACAGAAACATCTGTCACTGAGTTTGCTACAAAAGCGTAAATTTATCTCTCGAGGaactaaaaacattaaaataacactttttctaataCAAGAACGGTTCGTTCAGATAGCCAAATTCCCCGAAATAAATCCCGAAATAGGTCACTTTTTAACCAACTCGGCCGTCATGTAAATGCTACGTCACGCAAAAGTTTAGAAATTCCGGCAAGCGTTTTCTATCACAAAATCAAGACCCATTCGGAACAAAAATTTATGTGAATAGTAGTTTTCAGCTGCTCTTACACATCATTGAAGTAATATATCGGGTAGTccccttcgcagccgttattagaGTCGCCACGCACCGATCCTCCccactaacggctgctcactcgaGCTCTGCATTCCTTTCCTAAAATTGACCAATAAGGAGCAGGCTTCCATATTCTGGAAACCTGGTCTTTGGTGGCAAATGTAACGAGAAATATGACTGGCGGGCTGCTAACAAGTACATGCATGTTATTGGGTCTCAGTAACAAAGGGGAAGGAATGCAGAGCtcgagtgagcagccgttagttgggAGGATCggtgcgtgacgaccctaataacggctgcgacGTAGACTATATATCTGGAGGATGAATAGTTTTGTAGTTTGAATTTTAGTGACGTCTTGTGAAAGCCAGCAACATGCACGGATCTTGGCGTTATCTGACTTGTCGAGAACATGAGCAAAACAGTGACCCAAGAGGAACGAATACTGTCCAAGGTAAAGAGCCTCATTATAGTTTTTTAATTTGTAGTCAAATCCTCGCGAAATAAAGGCTATTATCGTTATAACCCatcaaacattttaaaatttgatttaTCTGTTCTGCTCTACCAAAAAACAGGATGAGTGTAACAGAGTTAATCCACTGAAAAGTTTCATTCTCAAGGTGATCCTTCCCAAGTTATCTCCAGACATAGTGACAAGTTCCAGTGCAAATATTATTACCACGCCCGTTGCGTCACGATGTTTTCTTGGAAGAGGAAAATGTGAATAATACCGCTTAGGCTGTCCACGGAAGTAATTTACGCTCCACAAATTTAGCTGTTTCTAGACCGTCTTCTTGACAACAGAAACGGTCTAAAATAACTTCAGAAGGATTAACTGAAAACAAGGCCTATATGGAAGGGAAAGCTTAACTTGAAGGCATAGCTTTCAAGCCACAGTTTTCATTTAGCAAAACTGGCAGAGAGAAAAACGGATTTCATAGCCTTCGGcatgaataaataaattctgaataaattttagaAGCAGCGTGTAATTGTTGTTAGTAACCTTTATTCCATTCGCAAAACTTTTGAAAGTTATCGTTAAATACTGCACTGAAACGCTTCGCCAAGCGCATGAAGTTTTGCACCCTTTTTGTACTGTCTTTTACTTTCGTGATGACCGATTCCACTTCGGAATCTTTGCATATCCCCGTCAGAATAGTTTAGAATTAACTAAAGTCTTATTAATATGCTGTTTGCCGTTTACCGATAGCCCGGTATTCAAAGGATTAAAACCACTTATATTGCTTCAAAATAGAATACATGCTCGATAATTCTTAACGAGGGATTAAAGTGACACAAATTCGGTAATCAATCCACATTTTTAGTGAATCACATTCAACGTACATTTCcgacaaaaaaagaaacgaaaagaaCAGACCATAGATCAGCAAAGCACGTTTATTTGTTTCGATTTTACATAGCATTTAACGCACCAAATTTACAGTTATCGTAGTACTGATCAGTTCTGAGCAATAAAAAGTCTCTTTCAACTTATTTTAGGCTTTAAACTACACGCTTTTTTCACGTATTCTCTTTTACGCCCATTGCAACAAAAAGCCTAAGAAACAAATTGATCGAAAACGCATCTATCACGAATCTTTCTCTTTGTTTCCAGATTTCTACTTAATAACACAGTCGTAAGTAACTACTCTTTAGAGCTGACAGAAAACCTTTAAACGGTGATATGAAGCTGTCAAACATATTCGTTAAACTGAGCTGATGAATAACTCTCTTATTTTATGTTGCGCATATGTAGTCGCAACAGGTAGGAATCTTGTAACTTTTACGGACAGATCTGCAATTATCTTGCAGTCTTCCGAAGGCCAACTGATCATGGCATGTAACATAATAATACATGAAAGTTAAAAATGCTCTCTGCTCAAACTTGCACTGCAAGTCCCAGTGCTCGTCAGGACGAATGCAACCTCCTTTAATTACATTTTCAAAAGGATCTCTTCCAAGCGCTTCAAGGCAGAATTGAAAGTTTGATTCAACACTTTGACGGCTGTTTCGGATGACTGAAATGtaaaagacaaacaaaagcGTTATATTCAGGAATCATTTCAGGATCTCAGGTCTCAGGCCTGGAGAGAAATAGCTGTGCAGCCAGGGAGGGGAGGGAAGATTCGAACAAAGGGGTGTTTCTTCTATGTGTACTAGAGACCAATGGATAAACCTTATACATAACTGCCGGGTTTACTTCATTCAGATCTTATAGACGAATTTATCTTCCTCagtctactttttttttttttttaactgcatATACATTCATTAACTTTTCTAAGTGAAATTGGTTTCCTCTGGTTGATTCATTTATTATCAGGGTTAATGAAAAAAGTTGTTTAGCAAACCTTTATTGAAAATACCCCTATAtgacaatctcgttcccagagcccacgtgtcttttggtcttggcgctgaccaaaagacacgtgggctctgggaacgagattgcctATCTGACCGAGAGGTGGCCGGAGGAGATGCGTAAAATGACCCTATACCGTTATATACTGCTTTATATGAATGTTCAAAAGCTGCTAAACATTTTCTACGCCTAAACGACTAGCTTAACTCCTTGAGCATAGGAGAAgagcgctatagaaataaagttattattatttaggcGTTGCTAACCTTTACGCATTACGTTATTAATTACGTTCAAGACATTTCAGTCTCGTCAGGATCGGGTATCGAATACAAGACGAACCCGAATGGTGGCTAATTCGATAGCAAGGCGTAACCACCGGCCACAACACATGACATCATTACGTCAAGGAACACATTTTCGATTCATTTTCTGCGCCTAAACGACTAGCTTAACGCCAGAGGCTACTGTGTACTCTTAACTTAGAACAATGTTAATTCGTTCAAGACGTTTCGGCTGGTGCTTGAGCCTTCCTCAGTTGAAATATTAACATGAGTACAAGTGATTCAAAAAGCAGCACGTCGAAAGCGCCCTTAGCAAAATTCTGTGtaaaagtttcaagaaaacgtAGCGTGAGAATTGTAGACTTCTGGGTTGGCGATGTAGTCATTTCCAGATTACCAATAGTGAGTGTCAGACCATTATCTTACAATGTTAATTAGCTCATGATTATCACTACTCTAttgaatgcatgttgtttgATTGAGCACTAAAGAGATTAATGTTAGCAACACATCAAAACTTGTCTACTTACAGCTAACAGTCTCGTTTCCATCGTTTGAGCTGACTTTGGTGTTTGTCGTGTTATAAATGGGAAAAGCTTCGCAAAAGTCCAAGATCTCCTTCGTAAGAAGAAGTTTGCTAGCCTGTCCATTTATCATGACAACAGTCGACTCTGTTACGACAGGAAGATCATCAGCTAAAGACGACACCTTCAAATGTAAAACGTTTGATCAACTTAAATCTAACCTCTGCGTCTGAGCAATTTAAAGCAGGATAGAATTAATTCCGCGTCGCCTTTATTTGCTTGTTACAATTTTgctttaaattgttttttttttcttgtagtgACAAATGCTGTACGAATTTCCGAAGAAAATGCAAGGTCAAACAGGCTGTTCTTGACTAATCATATCGGAAGTCATTAATCCGATTTAAACTCAAAATGAACATAACTTTTAAGAACCCTCTCAAACTTTATATGGCATTTTTCTTCAGTTtgtctttttttgcttttgacgGGATTCGGGTGAAGATCTTGTACAAAGCGTAGGAAACAATTGAAAAGAAACTGCACCGTGGGATATACCTATgacatttaatttttatttaattagcAGTATTTCTCTTTGACTTCCCTCTACGGTGGAGGCACAGTTAGTACAGTGCAATGTTTAAAAATCGCGGTAGTaaacatcaaaaacaaaaaaaaaaaaaagaaaaacaggttAAGACTGTTATGTTGAAAGGCTCTTGACCCAGCATCAATTACATAATGGTCGCTTCTACTAGGTAGCTGCAGGCGCCACATAAGTtccttttttattatataaacaccagtgAAATACCAGGGGAGCTTTCGCGCgtaaacatgatatcttcacatttgaaaataacatgttatttcacacgtgaagataagaTGTTTCTACAAGTCTTAAGATTGCTATTGCTATATTTACATAATCTCTTAAGGTGGCTCGAGACAGTTTccagcacttatattttgatGGGTCGTAACAACCACTCTTTATCACTTTATGCAACAATCACGGTATCAAAAAGCTGGCCAACCATTGGTGAACACGTTGTTTTTATTTTcgtgacacaataggttaccatagcaacattaTTACttgctaaaaacaccctttttTACACTGTATAATTCAAAAACGGCACGGTGAAATTCTTTTACATTATCACCATTTGATAAGCATAGTAGGACGCAACTTTTGgcagagtttaaaaaaattctataggtggggttcagagccaccttaaattttcgaaaatttaaggtggaCTTGAACTTGGACAGGTATTACACCGAGTTCCCTACAATAACTATGGGCAAAGCTTGAGCCCGGAGCTAGAGTATTTACCCGATCGAGATCAGCTTTCAGCTGCGATGGTGGAGAAATAGATAAGTCCAGTTCTGAAATGTAGCAGATCTTTCGGGACAGAATCCTGGTAACAGTGAGACGCTGTAGACGCAAAATGTGTAAAAGTTAATGCTGTAGGTTTTCCAAATTAAAAGGAGATGTACAAATGTAACTTTTGAGCAAGCTTTTGGAACTATGCAAGATCCCTGTATGAAGCAAGAGTTTGAATGAAGACGTTATAGTTGGTGTGCTATCAAGATCGTGCCCTTTACTTAACTACCTTCTTATTGCGAATTTATTTAGGGCATTGTAGAAGAATCAAGACTGTTCTAATTATCAATGGTTGTTAAGCTAAATTCTAATCaaatataacaatgaaaatcaCATTGGGCCAAATAAATGAACTTTCGATTTAATCAATGTCAGCTTCAACATTCGCAATGTAATGTAAATAAGCAATTCTTAATGTAAAATGTGAGGTTAGTAATAGTGCAAAtcaatatattttggattttgCTTTACGTATTGTTATCTAGTGGAGTAAGACGAAAATAAGGTATGTAAATAGTGtgttttgtaataaaaataaaaaaaaaagataagaaaaaaGAGCTTTAATCGCGACGACAAAATTTCAATATATAGTTCAGGACAATACAATCATGCTATCTAGAACTCAGAATAATACCCTCAAAACGTACCTTTTTAAAGTCATGGTAGAAATCAGCGCCCTCGACGTTATTATAAGCGGGAACTCGGAAAACCTCGACGTCTTCCTCTTCATCGATTTCGATTCTCTCTGTGAATTTTGTTCCGTTCTCCTCAAGTGCCATTTGATAGCGAACAACCTAGAGAAACAGAAGCGCCTTAGATTGTCGGAGTCCAGAGATATTCCAGTCTTTACGTGTAGTATGTAATTATGTGGTTATTTCGTTATTTTTAATACCTTTATATTCCTTAATAGATAATATTTTTAATCGTACTTTCATTCTGTTAGCTAAAACACAAAATGTTCACAATTTGTTGGTTATCTTAGACATAACAGCACAAATCTTATTATCGTTACAAACAAGAACTATCTAGTGAAATTAAGCGGACCACAGTTTGTGATTTAATTAGGTAGTACATAACTTGTTGGAATAtcattccaaattaaagcttacgCTGAAATTTGCTGATTGACTACAACAATCCAATCACTTCAATCTATTGTAGCCATTCCCGCCATGGAAAGGACAATGCGATCAAATATTCTTAACCTATTGTATAAATCCTTGCAAATAATTAAATAGCTTATCGCCATCAAGGTGTTTATAAATGTCAACACAATACTCGATTTTCCAAAATACAAGCCGTTCTACCTTAAAACTCCAGCCATTCTTGGAAGAAATCAAATGGACCGAAAATTTCCACTAATAACTATAGAAAATTTGATTATACTTCTTAAAGTTGTACTTGAAACCCCGTAAAATGCCGATCTATTTCGTCACTGGCGCCCCGGAAATGCAAAACGTAGTTTTTAGTCAAAAGGAGAGTGCCCAACAACTAAATAACTGACCAACATAACTGTGCACATCTAAGGCCTATTTTCTTTGTGCAAGggaattttattttatcttaatTAGCTTAAGGGGCTATTGAACACTAGCTAACACTCAGCCCGCTAACAAAAATAAAGACATATTTAAGAAGAGTGCAGAGCAGTCTGTCATGTGTACATGGACAAAGTGAATGTTAGAACTAACCTCTCCCTGTGTGAAGGGCAGAAGGCATAAATACGCCAGGCCGAGAACTGCAAATGAGGAGATCTagagagcaaaacaagaaaactaAAATGGAACACTATCCGCTAGAAGAAACGTAAATTAAGACAACTTACCTTCATAACCAGACACTATCTGTCGCGGTCGTGGGGTGACTATCTGAGCAGATAGTGAGCAGAAGAAGGTACGACGGCACAACTTCAATATTCAGCTCTCGCAAAGTTATGAGATTTCCTGAGAGAGGTTCTATTTTATAGTTTCTTCgagtaagcacacagtacagccCAGTACTAATGATTGACAGATGAGATCTATTGAACATTTCCCTTATTTCCTTAAttaagttctcttttttttatcGCTGAAGGAAGTGTAATTGATCTTGTCCTGAAACGAGGTTGAGATACAACATAAGGAAGCTAAAGCAGAGAAAGAAAATGCCCAGAAATGTTTATCTTACAGGCTTGTAATTAAAGCAGGGATATCACCTAACAAGCCTAGGATATTATGGGCACTATAACCTGAAACGCGGTTTGTCATACAAATAAAACCAACACTTTTGGTCCTGCAAAGGGGATGAGAAATTGTCTAAAggacttattattattattattattttatttggtttttggAAAATCACACAGAACAATTTAGCGTGAAGCCTTCATATGCAGCAAACAAATAACGCATTGCAACAGTGGTGAGAGTTGTACACTAATGTAACTTACTTGCATGGTCTTTTAAAAGTTACGCGTTGTGAGGCTTTATTGAACAAGGTGCACATATTGAGTCGCATTTTTCTTAGTCCATTCTGTCTGCGAAAGATTGTTTGCAGAGAGGCGAATTGttttaattaaatgaaaaaaaattcaatcaaACGTGCTCTCTGTCAGCGCATCGCAAATTGCTGGAGGAGTTAAGGTCGTgacttaacaaaaaaaaaatcatggatTATCTTATGTCTTGTTTTGAGCTAATGGAGCAAAAAGAATAACATATCAAATGAACAGGGGAGAAAAGGAGTTTAAGCTTCTTCTGCTACACACTCTAGTTCGAAGATGGGCTTTTTCGTTTTGCTTGGTGAAGCATTCATTTTTTTATCGGGAACTTGGCTATATATACGAAACGACATGATCCCACTTGTTTGAGCCACTCGCAAGCTAATGTACATGCATTTTACCTAGATCTTCTATCCTGTCTGTCCGGACGCATGTCACGCTATCGTCGCTTTAGGTCTTGACAATTTTCGTTAGTATCGATGCATTGTTTCCCTCATAAGTGATGGTGTTCTACGGTGCTTAAAACGTGCCGAATGCCGTAGAATTTTCCAGAACTCTTGAAATCGCCTAAACACATTTTACTCGTTCTTTTCTCCTATATGTCAATTTTTTGTGCACCGATGAAAAGGTTACAGTGTTGGCATGGCTTGATGTTTGTCTGTCCTAACCGATAAAACAGTatcaggggcgtagccaggatttttcaaggggggtgggggggggggggtcatacGGTGCCAAAGCGAGGTTCCTCACCAGATTTTCATGTCGTTTTTACCACCTGTCACCTGTTGTAGGTTGTTTGCTCAAAACATGGCTTAcaagggggggggaggggggtaacGGGAACCCCACGACCCCCGTTGTTGTGAGCATACATTTTGATGGGCGCCACGGAACAGTTGGGTCAGGATTATGATGGAATCAGTGCTATTGCATGTCTATCAGCATGGTGTTTCAGTAtataataacggctgcgaaggagactagctTTTCGCCTGCTAAGAATGCAGAAGTAAGTGTAGCACAGTATTTTCCATAGCATGCAAAATGGatgatttattcattttttttaaagcaaagcACGCGGCGAGGACATAACCTCGTATTAGCGATGTTGCTTTAAATAATTAGATCAGGTGCTCGAGATTTCTATCGCGTGATAGTGGACGAGTAAACTATCGCGCATAGAAATCGAGCccgaataatctaattgttttagtattaagCCTACTAGGCGTTTAAAACGTTATTTTAATCCTCTTCACAGACACTTCGAGAACACCAAGAAGCGGCAGTCATTTTGTTGACAAGGGCACTCTGCCTCGCGAGTAGCTAAACCAATCAGAGAACGGCAAGCATGATAAAGCGCTAGCAGATTGATAACAAATATAGACCGTAATCAAGCCAACCAGAAGGGGGAAATTTGAACTTCATGACCTGCAATTAGCAGCCACAACTGCAAACTAGCATTATTTCTGTTTCACTATGGAAGCCTCTTTCTCCCACTCTGCATGTACTTTCGCTTTAAGTGATAGAATTAACAATCCTCACGGATGACATGGGTGAATATCAGTCCTCATTTCAATTATTACTCTAAATTCATGAGTCACAGAAGAAACTGGAAGCAGACTAGCTACGACATTTTGCTCGCTCAAAACCAAAAGTTTCATTGTTTCATCAAGAAGGTGAGTTGAAAGATTGTCGTCAAGGTTGCTTGATTTTTGTTCATTATAGTCTCTCTACGTCgttaatattttctttctttttgaaaCATTACTTGAGAACGTGATCGAAATGTTACGCAATCAGTCACACAGAGGTTCTTGGCTTTAATTCTACAAAGTTAACAAGGAAGAATTTCCAAATGTCATTCAGTATTGAGTAACTAATATCATTACCCTGATAACCTAGTCTAATCCGCTTTGACCTCCAAGTATTGTAACCTCCCTTTGTTTTGAATTAGTGACTTGAACACATTTCAGTTAACAGGTGCATTGTTCAACATTTCCTTTTCAGCGACAACGGAACCCCAGTAAGTGAATAAATAAACGAGACACCCTCGGTCCGTTTTCTAACGACGCAGCGATACTTCACACAAGTTAAAAGGACAACTGCGTGGAAATCCTGAAAAGTCTGTACAGCAGCTTGAGGAGATCCCGGCTACATACAGGACTTGCTCAGAAATGGCaagtaaaaatacaaaattgatATCATGAGTGTTTTAATGTTCCCAGTTGTGCTCGATAGTGATTGGacgtccttttttttctttttctaggaTTCCAAGGCTGTCTCATTGCTCTTGTTTATGGTCTGCATCACGGCCTGTTACTCTTCTCATACAAAGACAGTTACAGGTATGTTAAGTCGTGAATGTCAGTCTAATTGCTAGCAGCCCAATAAAATCGACGCCCAGATATATATAAAGCAGTGATTTCCAAAAGTCTGATTTGATGGGGCGTCCAATTGTAAAGGCTATAACCTATGCTCTGAACTGGTCATTTCTTCTATGGCTTAGTTTTTGTCAGAACCCCAAAAAATTATAAACTGAAGCAAGCGCGCAGTAGCGGTTATTTTTCAGTGAAAACGTGCGTTGCTAACGCAGCCTGATACCTGAGG containing:
- the LOC138008823 gene encoding uncharacterized protein yields the protein MKISSFAVLGLAYLCLLPFTQGEVVRYQMALEENGTKFTERIEIDEEEDVEVFRVPAYNNVEGADFYHDFKKRLTVTRILSRKICYISELDLSISPPSQLKADLDRVSSLADDLPVVTESTVVMINGQASKLLLTKEILDFCEAFPIYNTTNTKVSSNDGNETVSFIRNSRQSVESNFQFCLEALGRDPFENVIKGGCIRPDEHWDLQCKFEQRAFLTFMYYYVTCHDQLAFGRLQDNCRSVRKSYKIPTCCDYICAT